Genomic DNA from Lycorma delicatula isolate Av1 chromosome 5, ASM4794821v1, whole genome shotgun sequence:
TTTAGACATTATTAAGTCATGTAAGAGAGAAGTCGCGAAACAATATTCATAACCCTCGGAAGTTAAGGTAACTTTTGACTTTCTTCCTCAAAAATGTACGGCTGTATTATTCCAAATTCGAAAACTGCAACACGCTCAGAGTTTATAAGGCGCTAATGAAATTGCATGGGATAATTTTCTGCCCAGTAGcgaaagttttgtttgttaacacaACTCGATAAATAAAAATGGGCTTTGACACTTGACAGCACAATCGAGTTCACTGGAATATTTTCCAGAATAGCCAGGCAAGAAGCAATACAGCTAATCCAATCACGTGCCACTCCACACATGCCACAGGACACCACGCCCTGTACTATTAGCGCTCCACCAGCAGAGATGGAGAACGGAAAGTTATTTCTGCCAGACTCtgcaatttcttttaatatatgtaaattcttTTTGTTCACATTATCAAATCGAATTTATCAGTTTTGGAAATGCTTCCAGTTggcaatgtttaaaaataaagagttagTCTCAGAAGGGACCCTTAACATGTAATTCAACATAATCtggaaaattcagaaaataaaaatgaataaatagacGTTTAAAGGGATTTTATTTCGGAGAAGAAGATTGTATCTTACTGCTAtccacttaaaattataattttttttaaattaaaaaaaaataaaattcgaaaagtagaaaaattaatttctttaatgaaactAAATTCAAGAGAGTTTCaaaagttattgcaaaaagtgtttcagaaaatgttttaattaaaaaaggagttgttttttcatgaattagaaaacaaaataaaaataagagtactaatttatgtttgttttatggaagttttattaataagaaaatatagtaAGAAAACATTCAGTTAAGAAATGGAAcaataaaataggataaaaacctttaccattaattttaacctaaatagatatatatttatacataaagagATATggcattaaataataaacaaaagactGATAGTTCAACTTATGTACAAACAAACAGATAGTAAGatacattctttataaaaaatcttatgtataGAAAGATAAATCGATTTAACTTCAAGAAATTAAGTTTAACTAGTAAATACTTATCTTTAGGTAGAAATGGTCTTAAATTTGATATGGTGATATGGTAATAAATTTACCATATCATTACAGCATAGAAAATACTGTAATAGACATCATTATGGCATTAGAAAATGGGAATAAAATCTCTAGatacatattaaacaatatttacgtcaacttaataaaaataaaagatacgtAAACTAACAGCGAAGTCACTACTGACCGTCTACTAAGATAAAAATCGGTAACACTTGTTCTGCCTGACTGaaatagtttgattttattttagtatacttTTCCCGTACTTTTTTGAACGTCCACGATGGAAATTTGAACGGATGTTTATTGTTTCTGAAAATAAACATCTTCCAACATGGTAGCGGTACGTTCATTACGGTGAAAGGGAAGTAGATACTTGCAGGATGGTCAGGTATCACGAAATCTACGTTACTTAAACAACTGGAGACTTCCAGAACATCACAGGGTTTATTCAATCAATACAAAAATGACAAAAGGCGTCAATAAACATAACGgaaaaatctatctaaaaataaCGAGTGATAAATAGCAATATAATTGTaatagaaatactaaaaatataaaaagagtaatagtagatttctctaaaaaattatttgcaataaaaattattattagccgTTAATaacaaaggtaataataaaatgtaaccaaTCCAGTAGAACAGGTTTTAGAACATTACAATTTCTAATTTATGAGCCTCTAAATCACTAACTACGCATCTACAAGGTATCAATGTATATCTTGTCTAATTAGTGGCTTTGTTTATGAAGGAGGGAGATGCTAGTGAATTATTTTCAGGAGAAGAGGAATTCGGTACGAAACTCATTCCGTATAACGGTAGTTTGTACACATCACGTTTGTACGGGCAAAAAGTAATGAAGGTGGTAAAATTACgatttgtgatttatttagatgatttataaatacaaatgatgttttccttcaaaaaagtcatattatatttattaatttatttccaatCTTCATATACAACGTAGCAagtattttatgaagaaagtgtATAGCTCATCAAATTCTGTTATCTCAACAACACATTTATTCAACAACTGTGATAccatgttattgaaaattaaaattttttaacacttcagataatatattaatataaaatctcagAATACAGGAGATAGTGGGAATGAGAACTGCAATCGAATGAAAATACAATGAAGAAAATAACGGTTATCGTTCTATTATGTACGACGTTGTTTTTTTTCGGTAAGTATAAAGATTTCAATATTACTATAATGTTTTgaacaatttatgtaaattttttaactttcattaataCGACATggtaatataattcttttatgttCTCTTTCACAAATGTCAATCAGGTAAACTTTAATACGTAGCCCCATAAGTTGGTAATTGATGACGTATTTGATCGAGTCCAATATTTTTCGAGTACTGACTATTTGAGCCGCTGAACAAATCAAGTTCACAATAGATAGCTTGACTATTTGCTCGgctaaaaattatgttgataatctatataatttattagatttttccacaaatttttcaagattaaaatacCGCATTACGTTTGAACACGCAGAAACGagtttttatgttaaactctaaaaatgaaaataagaacctttGCAAGACCTTTATTTAAACCATCTACGTaaacaaaatcaacttttttgCTTCTATCCCATGATCATTTAACTcacgaaatatttaaatatttaaaaacgcaaataattaaagaacaaacaagttttctgttttatttatcaatttttagcaTTTAGTTTAATCGTAAATATTGCTAAAATCATATAATTCCAAAACACAAGATAAGTTTAAAACcacgttaaaattttatcactaaaaaattttatcttcttccgtgtatatatttatttatttatttattcccaaccataaaatacaatacaataaagaaattctACACgtgaaacaagaaataaaatattgtaaaattgcttaagttaacaattaaaattacagtagtttttatttaacacataatAAGTTATTTTGCTTTCACTGGAAAACTGTGAAGAACTTGTCCGACAATGAGAGCATTCATTCAATTActgtaaaagagaaaatttataaaaagatatccGTAGTGCATGGCGTAGCAAAATTATAGCAGTGatttccaattttattaataattgaagattagatattttataaagaaaaataatactaaaagtaaattagttaaaaatattttacaaaaataaattataaaaaaacaaaactatttttaatccaTTTCGTTAATTCATTGTTGGCTTTTTTTTGATaactggatatttaaaaaaattacttatagcAAGAGTCTTGATATGCATAACTGTCTTCGTATAATGGTCAAATCAGAAGGGTAATAATGACATTTCTCAACTGTCATTTGTTAGCAATTACCGTAATTCGCACGTAATCTTAATGTCCTATGTTACATTGAAGATGTCTCATTAGGCTTTTCATGTATGATCTAAAAGTCATAACAttcaataccaaaaaaaaacttcGCTATTTcgcttatataattttatgtttatttaacacattctgattatatttatttcgattataaataaataaatgaaaatcaaagtTTCCGCCAGAAACTATAAACCACACTAACAACATTGTATAAATTCACAATATATGAATTCAATTGCACTTATTTTACGTATTGTAGTTAGTTTTTACaagaagtaagaaataaatttcatttttttaaaaaaaaaccaagtaaaaGTTTCCATCAAACGTTATCCTAACTATCCCAACGAAGATATATTTGGTTATTAACTTTTTCACTTACCAAGCATTAACATGTGCAAGCACAGCTACAATCCATGTGAAATTTTACATCTATCTAATTGGTTCTGTAGTTGTCTTCTTAAGGAAGGGAAAaaagttatcagttttatttattttagagtacGAAGTTTTAAGATAAACCCAATCGTCAGTAATCCTTTTTTGGCAGACGTAAGCCGATtcccagttattatttttaaagattaaaattgtaTCGTCTGcgaaaaagatattattatatcctaatctaatatatatatgtaagtataatattcagagataattatatttttcaatctgCAGTGTCAGCAAATcatttacatatgaaatgaaaAGAATTAGTGATAATAGATAGACatgtgatagaaaaaaaaaacgatggcACTGTACCATATGCTGGgaaaaaagaatatacaaaaaaacgagaaaataaaaaattaaaactaaagttaaTTACTGATTATTAGTTCTGAAAATGCTATTGATATGGAGCACATATGAACAAAACTCAATTATAGACTGTATTATACGCAGTTCCAAATAATATAACCAATACTGAATTGTAAAATCCCGACAACATATTAGGTAATATGATAGAATTTGTACGAACTGGACTTTTAATCAGAATACAAGCACACAACACAACCGCAAAGCTCAATGTGCTACGGATTCAACAATTTGATAAAACACGATATTCTATAGATTTAACACAGCGtttctataactttctttttaatctatTACAGTTAAAGCAGCTCCTAATGAACAAGCAACAGCTAACGACAAAGATAAAAAGGAATTCAACgggcaagaaaataaattaataaataaaaatgaagctaCAAATCACATGATAGCTGGAATAATAGGAGGGAAAAGAGCATCAATTAAAGACTACCCTTATACGGTAAGTTAaactttattatcataaataacgGTAATACATTCCGCGAATAAATCAACTGTTTATATCAATCTGTTACCGTCGGAGGACAACATTACTTTTCTTCATGTATAAGACTAgcttttttgtaatgaaaacatataattccaaaatatttcaatatctaGTTTAGCGAAATCTGTAATAGATTTAAgctatttttgaatgaattttttaaacgtaatctCGGAAAAGGTGTTAAACCCGATCTTGTTATGGCTATAAAACCTAGGTTATTACTTCAATCTGTTAATTCCTAGTAATCCTTTTTTCGTTTTCCTTTTTAACCGCCCGAAAATACCGTTCAAGTATTATttaaggatgaatgaagatgatatatatgagtgtagtcttgtgcagtctcaggtcgatcattcccgagatgtgtggttaactgaatcccaaccaccaaaaatacaccggtattcacaatctattattcaaatccgtataaaagtagctagCTACCTTTAGTAGGagttgaacgatggaactctcgacttccaaatcagctgatttgggaaaacgcgttcaccactagatcccGTCACCCAGCTAGATTATaacttactgtaattttatatttttttttaatagcagtaccgttaaattacaataaagatattaaaaatttattatctttttctcaGTCACATGTTTCTGAGTTGGAGTCTATGCCAGGTAAATCGGTTTTCACAAGGTGAAAAATTCATCTACTATTAACCCCATAAACTTCGAATTACGTACCGGTAATCACATTGAatgaataaagaaagataaataaaattacaatcataaagaattatttattaataaaagatcaaAACAAACAACTTACTTTTAAATACAACAACGACACGAACTGAACCTGGTGACTAAGaaatctagtaatttttttaatttcaaacaaaacgTTAAAAAGTATGttatgctttaaataaaatatttctaaaacccgttaataatgtttattcaatGCGTTGATTCTATTAACGCGTAACGTGATGAAGAAAATTTCTACCTTTCGAATTAACGAAATTTTATAGGAATCTACGAAACGCTAGGAATGCAGTGCTGGGTTGACCACGAGTACAGTAAAGTTGattatttttgtcaaataacGTACTAGTTTAGAAAAAACCAACGAAACAGTTACATCATTAAAGAGATCGGTTCTGAAGTTAAGGATACCTTCTAATCATCTCTGAGAACTACACGATTGTAAATAATTATCGAACAAGACGTTATATACGTAAAATCCAGTACATAATACgtacattaatattattctgttacatacaaacagtaattaaaataaatgggcGTAATTCATCTTTATAATAATACGGTTAGTTTGATATAaatcatataacaaaattaatgatgtaaTGGTGATTCATGCGGGTGTGCAGATAtgttataagaaagaaaaatatcatcCCATATATACCACcagtagcgtctctgcctttcctCCGAAGATTacgggttcaaatcctgatcaaTCTATGCATTTCATTttacacattacaaaaaaaaaattatttcgttaatCATACATCGAAAGCTGTTAAAACGTGGCAGCAAGAGAAAAAGGAAATATAGAAAAGTTAATAACTGTTGGATTTGCtttccttaaaattaataatagaaattaagatgtttaaaaaaacttttctttgaatTTCCAGGCTGCTGTTATAACAAGGACAACACACCTAGGATCTGCAGTAATATTGAATAAGAAATGGGTACTGACATCTGCATGGGTACCTCTAGGGTTAGTagaataatctgatgtggacaccacatgacttctttgtacgcctattaaattacatatgcatatttttaaaagtacataaaatgttatatagctaataatttttattcgtaaattttttttattgatattattgaattatcatttaccCTAAAACTtctctttttacaatcagggtttaataaattattaataaatcagtatatttaattttaaaaaaattaaaaaaaaggatatgaagtcagattcgaaccgatgtgcatttcccttgtaatatccaaatatttcgtaaattaaacatttatttgcctaaaactctggaaccaatgaaaataaggaccACTTATCGTTTAAACACTATTAAACGGCTTACTATTatagctaagaaaaagtccaagaaaggtgcacaactaaatattacaaaataaatccaaaatattacaacagtcccatatccaaaatttcaacattctacggcttattgtttttgagttatgcaagatacatatgtacgtaaagatgtcacgccgaaactagtcaaaatggattcaggaactGTCAAAACGggtatttccgttcaaatctgaaaatcgaaatttctcgcgattgcaatacttaaggaagtaaaaataggtccgatttttataatttttagtacaaaaaagaattaatcgTAAAAATAGTTTAcgagcagaaaaataaaaaaattcactttgaaaTATTGTAAACTGTTGATATTACTCGTTTTATGCGCTGTGATAATCTTGAATATTCGGCTAACATTCAAcaaaagtttttacattaaaaccaCGCAAGGAACGCTAAACTGTAAAACTGCTATTACATAAAATCTTTCCGTATACTTTGTACGCTTGTTTAGATCGTACAAACGATCATTCGTACGAACGATCGTTTTTTACCATTCATACGaatgataaaaatgtatcatGAAAGTATGTAATACTTTCGAAAAAATATATCGATAAAAGAAACCGTACTTAATAATCGTAATTCAAAAGTGTAAAACTACAGATAAGgcttaaatttttagtaaatcaatgaaatgaataatatatggtataattaaatttaattaataaaaatttccggtagaaaatatatttttcatgtaattcattCTTTATTGCTAACTTTTGTCAAAGGCTACGTgagaaaatagaagaaaaaacaaggATCTTCGCGATGAATATAAAAAGATTCATCTGTAATCCGAAGAGAAAATAAaccatacaataaattataactgaCAGACATATTGTAGTCAAACAACATAAATGACAATTCATGTACGTGATAATTTATAGATATGAAGCGATCAAAAGgggtaaaaagtgaaaaaagtagaTTCAAACGATTCCGTACGTACTAAACCTCATCAATATTTTACCCCTACTATCGAACaaataattacgataaataagaaaaaaattatacttttgtcACGAAgtcatattaagaaatataagcACATCGCcagaaagaaaatcaaatatataaataaagtgaatTAGGAACAAATCGTAActctaatttataagaaaaaaaataataaaattaaaatttctaatctttGAATTCCTAGTATTTTATTcctatatttatatcatttcctatatttatatcaattattattatattaattatttcctatatttatatcaatttatatttagtagTTTATTCCTATATTTTATGTACATCGTGCTTGTAGAGGTAAGGGAaggtgaagaaataaaataaataataatcccaaATTgaggatataaaatttatttggatgAAGGTTAAAACAATTGATGTgctcaaaaaaatttttcacattacgtttttttttaaatttatatattttccctcttaataatcaaataactttaaataacttatgattaaaaaaattagtagaggaattaataaacattctaaTTAATCATACAATACTGTAATAGAATAATACCGCGCAAGTCAAGTCTATCCAGGTATAGCCGTTATTATATTTTGCTATCACATCCGCcatataaaacgatttttttttgcgacttcatctatatttttcattcataaagcAAACCGATCACAGATCTAAGTTTATTCAATGAATATGTGTAGACTAATATCaataaatacgttttaaataattattaattctaattatttttttttgtgtagtgaaGATgctaatataacattaataagaGGTGGCAGCGATTCAGCGGTTGATAAGGGACAAACCAGTTGGGCTGAAAAATTTGTAACACATCCCGATTACAAAAATCCTTATTATTATGATATAGCCTTGATTAAACTGAAAACCCCATTTAAGTTTGATAGAAAtgttaaaccaattaaaattgcaaataaaactcCAGAAAAAGGAGAGAGCGTGGTAATAACTGGATTTGGATACTATGGTGCAAGTGGAAGGAAAGAAAAGAAGGTattgttttaagtatatatacaataattataagtatagttataataaaaaatgtgtaaacagctgtaaatataaaaaaaatcggtttgaatatatatataaatatatatatttaaacaacagAAGCAAACCCATGATCAgcacattttaaatttcaaaaaagtctACGACTCCTTAGACAAACAATCTCTTTTCCAAATTCTAAAAGAGAGAGGACTAGATCAGAAAACtcaaagattaataaaacaaacattaactggaactaaatctaaaataaaatttatgggcgAAATCTCACAACCCTTTAAAATTAAGACGGGAGTGTAACAAGGGAGATGGACATTCCACCCTGCTATTTAACGTCACAT
This window encodes:
- the LOC142325230 gene encoding trypsin-2-like, with protein sequence MKKITVIVLLCTTLFFFVKAAPNEQATANDKDKKEFNGQENKLINKNEATNHMIAGIIGGKRASIKDYPYTAAVITRTTHLGSAVILNKKWVLTSAWVPLGEDANITLIRGGSDSAVDKGQTSWAEKFVTHPDYKNPYYYDIALIKLKTPFKFDRNVKPIKIANKTPEKGESVVITGFGYYGASGRKEKKENPSTFVHDGWLRSLTRQVIEYKDCKDDYQLYSTFTDLNYCTPVTATEGPCYCENGSPLVHNKELVGVLSVVAYCSNPSYPSVYTDITQKKLQDWIEETIKNNSDASELEEFSNTEYYA